A region from the Tigriopus californicus strain San Diego chromosome 9, Tcal_SD_v2.1, whole genome shotgun sequence genome encodes:
- the LOC131887029 gene encoding 72 kDa type IV collagenase-like has product MMECTRSLEIVLIVLLVICSTEAWPLFNFFGLTSEGSGSSEETTVLQRNYFNPFPVSSEEEEENLQTSRPAIRIQNARTAKDLSQSRIRFPTDERDHPTLDVDPDQALKFLHQFGYLGTGPYNTGALYSKETVEEALMKLQRFGSIPQTGELDEPTAKLLKSPRCGNTDIGDEARRRRRKRFIVGSQGWNKRSLTYHVERYSGRLTNQSAVDHALKTAFRAWSKYSNLRFIPRKRRENADIIINFARYDHGDSYPFDGSGRTLAHAYYPYQFADFGGDIHFDDDEEWTSEFPAQEKGVDFFTVAVHEIGHALGLSHSPDQNSIMFPYYKGPEAASTFSIGYDDVLAMYELYIGRPLKDNHVDYHDDQEDSTGSKVDTESDATVSAIPTSSTTTSSTTSATKTTTTTTITTTTTETSFESTDYQNDAAPDVEATSNDLADLCKDPSYDAFGIIRSELFLFKGKMMWRYSRRGALFPNYPVDFHQMFSGFPDEVDHIDALYERPTDGAIVFFSGNQYWIYNGYQFIENTPLPLSYLGLPTDVKKLDTAFVWGKNEKTYFFRENIYWRFDEYARRIEDGYPFKIGHRWHGVPNNLQAVFTDTTGVTYFFKDNWFLSFDDFMVKAEERNTNTISRFWFNCPS; this is encoded by the exons ATGATGGAGTGCACCCGTTCTCTTGAAATTGTCCTGATTGTATTATTGGTCATTTGCTCAACCGAGGCGTGGCCcttgttcaacttttttggCCTGACATCTGAGGGTTCTGGTTCGAGTGAAGAAACCACTGTCTTGCAGCGAAACTATTTCAACCCGTTCCCTGTGAGTagtgaagaggaggaggagaaccTTCAGACCTCGAGGCCAGCTATCCGGATTCAGAATGCACGAACGGCTAAAGATCTGTCCCAATCGCGCATCCGGTTTCCCACCGACGAGAGGGACCATCCTACGTTGGATGTTGATCCAGATCAGGCG TTGAAATTCCTGCATCAATTCGGCTACCTTGGCACAGGCCCTTACAACACAGGAGCTCTCTACAGCAAGGAAACCGTGGAGGAAGCATTGATGAAATTGCAAAGATTTGGATCGATTCCACAAACCGGCGAATTAGATGAACCCACCGCCAAG CTGTTGAAGAGTCCTCGCTGTGGCAACACTGACATTGGCGATGAAGCTCGGAGGAGACGTCGTAAACGCTTCATTGTGGGATCTCAAGGATGGAACAAACGATCGTTAACCTACCA TGTCGAGCGTTATTCTGGCCGATTGACAAACCAAAGCGCTGTGGATCACGCATTAAAGACCGCGTTTCGAGCTTGGTCCAAATACTCCAACCTCAGATTTATTCCCCGCAAGAGGCGAGAAAATGCAGACATTATCATCAATTTTGCTCGTTACGACCACGGTGACAG TTATCCGTTTGATGGGTCCGGTCGAACCTTGGCACATGCTTACTATCCTTATCAGTTTGCGGACTTTGGCGGTGATATCCACtttgacgacgacgaggaatGGACGTCGGAATTTCCCGCGCAAGAAAAAGGGGTGGACTTTTTTACTGTGGCA GTTCATGAGATTGGCCATGCTCTAGGTTTATCTCACAGTCCAGATCAAAATTCGATCATGTTTCCTTACTACAAAGGTCCGGAGGCAGCCAGTACATTTTCCATTGGATACGACGATGTTCTGGCTATGTATGAGTTGTACA TTGGTAGACCACTGAAGGACAATCACGTCGACTACCATGATGATCAAGAGGATTCTACTGGTTCCAAAGTCGACACGGAAAGTGATGCCACTGTTTCAGCTATTCCTACTTCTTCAACTACGACTAGTAGCACAACTAGTGCAACAaaaactactactactactactattactaccaCGACAACTGAGACAAGTTTTGAGTCTACAGATTATCAGAATGATGCAGCTCCAGATGTAGAGGCCACCTCAAACGATTTGGCTGATTTGTGCAAGGACCCAAGCTATGACGCTTTTGGAATCATTCGCAGTGAACTGTTTCTTTTCAAGGGAAAG ATGATGTGGAGATATTCAAGGCGTGGAGCCTTGTTTCCCAATTATCCCGTTGATTTTCACCAAATGTTTAGCGGTTTCCCAGATGAAGTCGATCACATTGACGCTTTGTACGAGAGACCAACAGATGGCGCCATTGTGTTTTTCTCGG GAAATCAGTATTGGATATACAATGGATATCAGTTCATTGAGAATACACCTTTACCATTATCCTACTTGGGACTACCCACAGATGTCAAAAAATTGGACACAGCCTTTGTTTGGGGCAAGAATGAGAAAACGTATTTCTTTCGGGAGAATATTTATTGGCGCTTCGACGAATATGCCAGACGAATCGAGGACGGTTATCCCTTCAAAATTGGCCATCGTTGGCATGGAGTGCCTAATAATCTTCAAGCAGTATTCACCGATACAACAG GTGTGACATATTTCTTCAAGGATAATTGGTTCCTCTCCTTTGACGACTTCATGGTGAAGGCAGAGGAGCGCAATACAAACACAATCTCCAGATTCTGGTTCAATTGTCCCTCATGA